In Chryseobacterium oranimense, a single window of DNA contains:
- a CDS encoding alginate export family protein has protein sequence MKKFIAILLIVQILLPVCTSAQFKLMRFDENYVAYQDSAKTFYNSLKYIQLSENDDDKYLSLGGEARAEFVEFNNEDWGRLGIGSNPFFIQRYTVHADWHLGSRVRVFGQLRSAWENGRKNGPRPIDEDHLNVQNLFIDVDAVKNEKEKLTVRAGRQELDYGSGRLISVREGPNLRLYFDGLKLMYQKGNFKSDAFMMMASEINTGAFDNKLSKSINLWGSYNTLILPKSGNLEFYYLGIHRKESRFEAGTGDETRHTLGGRFWKYGGGFIYNFEAAYQFGNFNNGTISAWTTSADIGYLFENVKGKPTINLRNDYISGDRNKGDGKLGTFNPLYPKGGYFGFNPQIGPVNLIDIHPYATVDLSSKITVQADVVFNWRYSTQDGVYRPSGSLNLASMNSKKRYIGTAFLGSFNYKINKFFTFNTGIQYFKTGEFVDDIIENDKDGLFVNSRIVFKF, from the coding sequence ATGAAGAAGTTCATTGCAATATTGTTAATCGTGCAGATTTTACTGCCTGTCTGTACTTCCGCACAATTTAAGCTGATGAGGTTTGATGAAAATTATGTGGCGTATCAGGATTCTGCAAAAACGTTTTATAACTCATTAAAATATATTCAGCTTTCCGAAAATGATGACGATAAATATTTATCCTTAGGCGGAGAAGCAAGAGCAGAATTCGTAGAATTCAACAATGAAGACTGGGGAAGACTGGGAATAGGAAGCAACCCGTTTTTTATTCAGAGATATACGGTTCATGCAGATTGGCATTTAGGCTCACGGGTGAGGGTTTTCGGACAGTTGAGAAGTGCATGGGAAAACGGAAGAAAGAACGGGCCAAGACCTATTGATGAAGATCATTTAAATGTTCAGAACCTTTTTATAGACGTAGATGCGGTTAAAAATGAAAAAGAAAAACTAACTGTTCGCGCAGGAAGACAGGAACTGGACTACGGAAGCGGAAGGTTGATTTCTGTACGGGAAGGTCCGAACCTGAGGCTGTACTTTGATGGATTAAAGCTGATGTATCAGAAAGGAAACTTCAAATCAGATGCTTTTATGATGATGGCAAGTGAAATCAATACCGGAGCTTTTGATAATAAACTTTCAAAATCCATTAACCTTTGGGGAAGTTACAATACCCTGATTCTTCCGAAAAGTGGAAATTTAGAATTCTATTACCTTGGAATTCACCGGAAAGAGTCACGTTTTGAAGCCGGAACCGGAGATGAAACAAGGCATACATTAGGAGGAAGATTCTGGAAATACGGCGGCGGTTTTATTTACAACTTTGAAGCTGCTTATCAGTTCGGAAACTTCAATAATGGAACGATCAGCGCGTGGACGACTTCTGCAGATATTGGTTATCTGTTTGAAAATGTAAAAGGAAAACCTACGATCAATCTTCGCAACGATTATATTTCCGGAGACAGAAACAAAGGTGACGGGAAACTGGGAACTTTCAATCCGCTCTATCCGAAAGGAGGCTATTTCGGATTCAATCCGCAAATTGGACCTGTGAACCTGATTGATATCCATCCTTATGCAACGGTAGATTTGAGCAGCAAAATAACGGTTCAGGCAGATGTGGTTTTCAACTGGAGATATTCTACCCAGGACGGCGTTTACAGGCCAAGCGGTTCTCTGAATCTGGCTTCAATGAATTCCAAAAAGAGATACATAGGAACTGCTTTTTTAGGAAGCTTTAATTATAAGATCAATAAATTTTTCACCTTCAATACCGGAATTCAGTATTTCAAAACCGGTGAATTCGTAGATGATATTATTGAAAATGACAAGGACGGATTATTCGTCAATTCAAGAATCGTTTTTAAATTTTAG
- a CDS encoding M17 family peptidase N-terminal domain-containing protein codes for MKNKLTNILSQSLLIAGLTFSTLTFAQTTTTTANSSAKTTAVGTSKNWGSVDGISMIGLVRGPSSADAQLQIACVFEYTENDIHSAQALPANLNGLVHLDEALKGEFTKIRQSGQFKGHSLETLLITPPAGSMSAKKLLLIGLGNRNNFTPELMTSVGEVAAREAMRLGVTNFAFASDLKDAGIDSPTALVAGNVVRGIVSANRSETYLKEHNLSKTKKLEKVYLLAGPSFFEIAGGGISDAIAELKK; via the coding sequence ATGAAAAATAAACTTACCAATATCCTTAGCCAATCATTACTCATTGCCGGATTAACATTTTCAACCCTGACTTTTGCTCAAACAACTACAACTACAGCCAACTCATCTGCAAAAACCACAGCCGTTGGAACATCAAAAAACTGGGGCTCAGTGGATGGAATTTCTATGATAGGTTTGGTTCGGGGGCCATCTTCTGCTGATGCCCAGCTTCAGATTGCCTGTGTGTTCGAATACACGGAAAATGATATCCACAGTGCCCAGGCTTTACCTGCAAACCTGAACGGATTGGTACACCTAGATGAAGCTCTGAAAGGTGAATTTACAAAAATCAGACAGTCGGGACAGTTTAAGGGACATTCCCTTGAAACCCTTTTAATAACACCTCCGGCAGGTTCTATGTCAGCGAAAAAATTATTGCTGATCGGTTTGGGCAACAGAAACAACTTTACTCCAGAATTGATGACTTCAGTAGGAGAAGTGGCCGCCCGCGAAGCAATGAGATTGGGCGTAACCAATTTTGCTTTTGCAAGCGATTTAAAAGATGCAGGGATAGATTCTCCAACAGCTTTGGTAGCGGGAAATGTAGTGAGAGGCATTGTCAGTGCGAACCGCTCTGAAACCTATCTGAAAGAACACAACCTGTCCAAAACAAAGAAATTAGAAAAAGTATACCTGTTGGCGGGACCATCTTTCTTTGAAATTGCAGGCGGTGGAATTTCAGACGCAATTGCAGAATTAAAGAAATAA